The Streptomyces nitrosporeus genome includes a window with the following:
- a CDS encoding SCO1860 family LAETG-anchored protein — protein sequence MNSNTFRLAALAVAAAPVALLAAVPAQAATTTVPATPGGGDGKAGAVVLRTGLDVKLLDRAVHLPLTATLNEVRAPETGKRTALSVELDGVERGEPVKVLRADVATAHATADEHRAEGYTNLVKARLHVPGLPLLSLIEVEKVTSRALCETGRKPVAESNVLGHVSVLGKRTTLSSGGTTRIEVPGVGSVTLDLSKTGTTTDTAAATALQLKIAVDPLALNVAEVEGEITLAEATCRTPKGGGPDNGGHENGGSGNGGSGNGGSSSGTSGTSGGATGGDGGASDGGATAGGSSSGTAAGGDDGGEVKPQTGTDDTAAPGTGDLAETGSSSSTPYIAGGAAVLLAAGAGATALARRRARN from the coding sequence TTGAACAGCAACACCTTCCGCCTGGCCGCCCTGGCGGTCGCCGCCGCACCCGTCGCCCTGCTGGCGGCCGTCCCCGCCCAGGCGGCCACCACGACGGTCCCCGCCACCCCGGGCGGCGGCGACGGAAAGGCGGGCGCCGTCGTCCTGCGTACCGGACTCGACGTGAAGCTCCTCGACAGGGCGGTCCATCTGCCGCTCACCGCCACCCTCAACGAGGTGCGGGCCCCCGAGACCGGGAAGAGGACCGCGCTCAGCGTGGAACTCGACGGGGTGGAGCGGGGCGAGCCGGTGAAGGTGCTGCGCGCCGACGTCGCCACGGCGCACGCCACCGCGGACGAACACAGGGCCGAGGGCTACACCAACCTGGTCAAGGCCCGGCTGCACGTGCCCGGACTGCCCCTCCTGTCCCTGATCGAGGTCGAGAAGGTCACCTCCAGGGCACTGTGCGAGACGGGGAGGAAGCCGGTCGCGGAGTCGAACGTGCTCGGGCACGTCTCGGTGCTCGGGAAGAGGACCACACTCTCCTCGGGCGGTACGACCCGCATCGAGGTGCCGGGCGTCGGCTCGGTCACCCTCGACCTGTCGAAGACCGGCACCACGACGGACACCGCCGCCGCGACCGCGCTCCAGCTGAAGATCGCCGTGGACCCGCTCGCCCTCAACGTCGCCGAGGTGGAGGGCGAGATCACCCTGGCCGAGGCCACCTGCCGGACCCCGAAGGGCGGCGGCCCGGACAACGGCGGTCACGAGAACGGCGGCTCGGGCAACGGAGGCTCCGGGAACGGCGGTTCGAGCTCCGGCACGTCCGGCACGTCCGGTGGTGCCACCGGCGGCGACGGGGGCGCCTCCGACGGCGGAGCCACGGCCGGCGGAAGCTCCTCCGGTACGGCCGCCGGCGGTGACGACGGCGGCGAGGTGAAGCCCCAGACCGGCACCGACGACACCGCGGCGCCCGGGACCGGGGACCTCGCCGAGACGGGCTCCAGCTCCTCGACCCCGTACATCGCGGGCGGCGCGGCGGTTCTGCTCGCCGCCGGCGCGGGTGCCACGGCCCTCGCCCGCAGGCGCGCCCGGAACTGA
- the cobO gene encoding cob(I)yrinic acid a,c-diamide adenosyltransferase: MPQGQPVSIPDDGLTTRQRRNRPLLFVHTGTGKGKSTAAFGLALRAWNQGWPIGVFQFVKSAKWKVGEENALKVLGASGEGGTVAWHKMGEGWSWVQRGLHGDNTDNEEKAREGWEQVKRDLAAETYRLYVLDEFAYPMHWGWIDTDEVVEVMRNRPGTQHVVITGRNAPAKLVGAADLVTDMSKVKHPMDAGQKGQRGIEW, from the coding sequence ATGCCACAGGGACAGCCGGTTTCGATACCGGACGACGGACTGACGACACGTCAGCGGCGCAACCGGCCGCTGCTGTTCGTCCATACGGGAACAGGCAAGGGGAAGTCGACGGCGGCGTTCGGGCTCGCGTTGCGGGCGTGGAACCAGGGCTGGCCGATCGGGGTGTTCCAGTTCGTGAAGTCGGCGAAGTGGAAGGTCGGCGAGGAGAACGCGCTGAAGGTCCTCGGGGCGAGCGGTGAGGGCGGGACGGTCGCCTGGCACAAGATGGGCGAGGGCTGGTCGTGGGTCCAGCGGGGCCTGCACGGTGACAACACCGACAACGAGGAGAAGGCCCGGGAGGGCTGGGAGCAGGTCAAGCGCGACCTGGCCGCGGAGACGTACAGGCTGTACGTGCTCGACGAGTTCGCCTATCCGATGCACTGGGGCTGGATCGACACCGACGAGGTGGTCGAGGTGATGCGGAACCGTCCGGGCACCCAGCACGTGGTGATCACCGGGCGCAACGCGCCCGCGAAACTGGTCGGGGCCGCCGACCTGGTGACCGACATGTCGAAGGTCAAGCACCCGATGGACGCCGGCCAGAAGGGCCAGAGGGGCATCGAGTGGTGA
- the cobC gene encoding Rv2231c family pyridoxal phosphate-dependent protein CobC yields the protein MARDVLVVGVGARRGATAGEVVGLVLDVLGAAGLRVADVSALATLDVRAEEPGIAGAAERLGVPVRPYSAGTLARVRVPNPSAALRALVATGSVAEAAALAGGGELLVPKRKSASVTCAVARRVPFSGTPASTDRAAPFTMAAMLPPTKQPDSAGPDLRHHGDAEVRGLDLTDLAVNVRTGTPPGWLRDRIAGSLGSLAAYPDGRPARAAVAARHGLPEERVLLTAGAAEAFVLVARALPARRPYVVHPQFTEPEAALRAAGHEVGRVLLRPEEGFRLDPAAVPEEADLVVVGNPTNPTSVLHPADTLERLARPGRTLVVDEAFMDAVPGEREALCGRTDVPGLVVLRSLTKTWGLAGLRIGYVLADPAVVAALQEAQPLWPVSSPALAAAEACVEPRALAEAADAADRIAVDRAHLLAGLAEFSEVRVAEPAAGPFVLIRLERAGEVRERLRALGFAARRGDTFPGLGAEWLRLAVRDRATTNRFLQALDLALQGLPRQPRT from the coding sequence GTGGCCCGTGACGTGCTCGTCGTCGGTGTCGGTGCCCGGCGTGGCGCAACCGCCGGCGAGGTGGTGGGGCTGGTTCTGGACGTGCTGGGGGCGGCCGGGCTGCGGGTGGCGGACGTGTCCGCGCTGGCGACGCTCGATGTGCGGGCGGAGGAACCGGGGATCGCCGGTGCCGCGGAGCGGCTGGGGGTGCCGGTGCGGCCGTATTCCGCCGGGACGCTGGCACGGGTGCGCGTACCGAACCCTTCCGCCGCCCTGCGGGCCCTGGTGGCGACCGGGTCGGTCGCGGAGGCTGCCGCGCTGGCGGGCGGCGGTGAACTGCTGGTCCCCAAGCGGAAGTCGGCGTCGGTGACGTGTGCGGTGGCCCGCCGGGTTCCGTTCAGCGGCACCCCGGCGTCGACGGATCGCGCCGCGCCGTTCACCATGGCTGCCATGCTCCCCCCCACGAAGCAACCCGACAGCGCAGGGCCCGACCTGCGGCACCACGGCGACGCCGAAGTGCGCGGCCTGGACCTGACCGATCTCGCCGTGAACGTACGTACCGGCACCCCGCCCGGCTGGCTGCGGGACCGGATAGCCGGTTCGCTGGGCTCGCTGGCCGCTTACCCCGACGGCCGCCCGGCGCGGGCCGCCGTCGCCGCGCGGCACGGGCTGCCCGAGGAGCGTGTCCTGCTGACGGCGGGCGCGGCCGAGGCGTTCGTCCTGGTCGCACGGGCCCTGCCGGCCCGGCGGCCGTACGTCGTGCATCCGCAGTTCACCGAACCGGAGGCCGCCCTGCGTGCGGCCGGGCACGAGGTGGGGCGGGTGCTGCTGCGTCCCGAGGAGGGTTTCCGGCTGGATCCGGCGGCCGTGCCCGAGGAGGCGGACCTGGTGGTGGTCGGCAACCCGACCAACCCGACGTCCGTGCTCCATCCCGCGGACACGCTGGAGCGGCTGGCGCGGCCCGGGCGGACGCTGGTGGTCGACGAGGCGTTCATGGACGCCGTGCCCGGTGAACGCGAGGCGCTGTGCGGGCGTACGGACGTCCCGGGGCTGGTGGTGCTGCGCAGCCTCACCAAGACCTGGGGGCTGGCCGGGCTGCGGATCGGCTATGTGCTGGCCGATCCCGCGGTGGTGGCCGCCCTGCAGGAGGCCCAGCCGCTGTGGCCGGTGTCCTCGCCGGCGCTGGCGGCGGCCGAGGCGTGCGTGGAGCCGCGGGCGCTGGCCGAGGCGGCGGACGCGGCGGACCGGATCGCGGTGGACCGGGCGCATCTGCTGGCCGGGCTCGCGGAGTTCAGCGAGGTACGGGTGGCGGAGCCGGCCGCCGGGCCGTTCGTCCTGATCCGGCTGGAGCGGGCGGGTGAGGTACGGGAACGGCTGCGGGCGCTCGGATTCGCGGCCCGGCGCGGTGACACGTTCCCGGGGCTCGGCGCGGAGTGGCTGCGGCTGGCGGTGAGGGACCGGGCGACGACCAACCGTTTCCTGCAGGCACTGGACCTGGCCCTGCAGGGGCTGCCCCGGCAGCCGCGGACCTGA
- a CDS encoding pyridoxal-phosphate-dependent aminotransferase family protein: MTHPFLDLPPLTAARFAAIERRVAGLLATEQDVVITQGEALLPLEGCIRGGARPGSTALNVVTGPYGQTFGNWLRDCGAEVVDLAVPFHTAVTAAQVEEALAAHPEIDFVSLVHAEAATGNTNPVAEIGEVVRAHGALFMLDAVASVGAEPLLPDAWGVDLCVIGAQKAMGGPAGVSAVSVSARAWERMESNPRAPRRSYLSLLDWKARWIDPGRTALPHAPAQLEMLALEACVERIEAEGLDTLTARHAAAAAATRAGALALGCGLGPYVHDARDAAPVATTLRTPAGVDASALVARALAADPSLPLIAGGGALSSEMIRVNHYGVDATRGAVLSSLSALGSALADTGRPADLDAARKAVSETWPGG; encoded by the coding sequence GTGACGCACCCCTTCCTCGACCTCCCACCGCTCACCGCCGCACGGTTCGCTGCGATCGAGCGCCGGGTGGCCGGCCTCCTCGCCACCGAGCAGGACGTCGTGATCACCCAAGGCGAGGCGCTGCTGCCCCTGGAGGGCTGCATCCGGGGCGGCGCCCGCCCCGGTTCGACCGCCCTGAACGTCGTGACCGGCCCCTACGGCCAGACCTTCGGGAACTGGCTGCGGGACTGCGGCGCGGAGGTCGTCGATCTCGCGGTGCCCTTCCACACCGCGGTCACCGCCGCGCAGGTGGAGGAGGCGCTGGCCGCACACCCGGAGATCGATTTCGTGTCACTGGTGCACGCCGAGGCGGCGACCGGCAACACCAACCCGGTCGCGGAGATCGGCGAGGTGGTCCGCGCCCACGGCGCGCTGTTCATGCTGGACGCCGTCGCGTCGGTGGGGGCCGAGCCCCTGCTGCCGGACGCGTGGGGCGTGGACCTGTGCGTGATCGGCGCGCAGAAGGCGATGGGCGGGCCGGCCGGGGTGTCGGCGGTGTCGGTGAGCGCGCGGGCGTGGGAGCGGATGGAGTCCAACCCGCGGGCGCCCCGCCGTTCCTACCTCTCCCTGCTGGACTGGAAGGCCCGCTGGATCGACCCGGGCCGCACCGCGCTCCCGCACGCCCCGGCCCAGCTGGAGATGCTGGCACTGGAGGCGTGTGTGGAGCGGATCGAGGCGGAGGGCCTGGACACGCTGACGGCCCGTCACGCCGCTGCCGCCGCCGCCACGCGGGCGGGCGCCCTGGCGCTGGGCTGCGGTCTCGGGCCGTACGTCCACGACGCCCGGGACGCCGCGCCGGTGGCCACGACGCTGCGTACGCCGGCCGGGGTCGACGCCTCCGCCCTGGTGGCGCGGGCGCTCGCGGCCGACCCCTCGCTGCCGCTGATCGCGGGCGGCGGGGCGCTCTCCTCGGAGATGATCCGCGTCAACCACTACGGCGTGGACGCGACGCGGGGGGCCGTGCTCTCCTCGCTGTCCGCCCTCGGCTCGGCACTGGCGGACACCGGCCGTCCGGCCGATCTGGATGCTGCCCGCAAGGCCGTCTCCGAAACCTGGCCGGGCGGCTGA
- a CDS encoding amidohydrolase family protein — translation MSDHEPARTLRITGRVLLGPDDVRDEVWAVGGRITHERPPGADDALTLTGWALPGLVDAHCHVGLDKHGPVDAATAEAQALTDRDAGALLVRDAGSPSDTRWIDDREDLPKIIRAGRHIARTRRYIRNYAHEIEPGDLVAHVAREARRGDGWVKLVGDWIDRDAGDLTACWPRGEVEAAIAEAHRLGARVTAHCFAEDSLRDLAEAGIDCVEHATGLTEDTVPLFAERGVAIVPTLVNIATFPGLAADGEAKFPRWSAHMRRLHARRYDTVRAAYDAGIEVYVGTDAGGSLAHGLVAAEVAELVKAGIPPLEALSATTWGARRWLGRPVLEEGAPADLVLYDEDPRADVRVLAGPRRVVLNGRVIG, via the coding sequence ATGAGCGATCACGAGCCGGCGCGGACACTGAGGATCACGGGGCGGGTGCTGCTGGGCCCCGACGACGTCAGGGACGAGGTCTGGGCCGTCGGCGGCCGGATCACCCACGAACGGCCGCCCGGCGCCGACGACGCACTCACCCTCACCGGCTGGGCGCTGCCCGGCCTCGTCGACGCCCACTGCCACGTCGGCCTCGACAAGCACGGCCCGGTGGACGCCGCGACCGCCGAAGCGCAGGCGCTCACCGACCGCGATGCCGGAGCCCTGCTCGTCCGGGACGCCGGATCGCCCTCGGACACCCGGTGGATCGACGACCGGGAGGACCTCCCCAAGATCATCAGAGCGGGCCGGCACATCGCCAGGACCCGCCGGTACATCCGCAACTACGCCCATGAGATCGAACCGGGCGACCTGGTCGCCCACGTCGCGCGGGAGGCGCGGCGCGGCGACGGCTGGGTCAAACTGGTCGGTGACTGGATCGACCGCGACGCCGGCGACCTGACCGCCTGCTGGCCGCGCGGCGAGGTCGAGGCGGCCATCGCCGAGGCCCACCGGCTGGGCGCCCGGGTCACCGCGCACTGCTTCGCCGAGGACTCGCTGCGCGACCTGGCCGAGGCCGGGATCGACTGCGTCGAGCACGCGACCGGCCTCACCGAGGACACCGTCCCGCTCTTCGCCGAACGCGGTGTGGCGATCGTCCCGACCCTGGTCAACATCGCGACCTTCCCCGGTCTCGCGGCAGACGGCGAGGCCAAGTTCCCCCGCTGGTCCGCCCACATGCGGCGGCTCCACGCGCGCCGCTACGACACGGTGCGCGCGGCGTACGACGCGGGCATCGAGGTGTACGTCGGCACCGACGCGGGCGGTTCGCTGGCCCACGGCCTGGTGGCCGCCGAGGTCGCCGAACTGGTCAAGGCCGGCATCCCGCCCCTGGAAGCCCTCTCCGCGACCACCTGGGGCGCCCGGCGCTGGCTGGGACGGCCGGTCCTGGAGGAGGGGGCGCCGGCCGACCTGGTCCTGTACGACGAGGACCCCCGGGCCGACGTACGCGTCCTGGCCGGGCCCCGGCGGGTGGTGCTGAACGGACGGGTGATCGGCTGA
- a CDS encoding cobyrinate a,c-diamide synthase gives MSGCGVPRLVVAAPASNSGKTTVATGLMAAFAGRGLAVSPHKVGPDYIDPGYHALATGRPGRNLDAYMCGPELIAPLFGHGAAGCDLAVVEGVMGLYDGASGEGELASTAHVAKLLRAPVVLVVDASSQSRSVAALVHGFASWDPEVRIGGVILNKVGSDRHEALLREALDETGLPVLGALRRAPQVATPSRHLGLVPVAERQADAVGAVAAMAERVRAGCDLEALLALARSAPALPGEAWTPGRPVAGGESARPAGRGGPVRPVVAVAGGAAFTFAYAEHAELLTAAGAEVVVFDPLRDEKLPAGTAGLVVGGGFPEVYAPELSSNEPLRGAVTELASAGAPVAAECAGLLYLSRELDGRPMCGVLDASARMSERLTLGYRSAVAVTDSVLAGAGTRLRGHEFHRTVLEPGAGDTPAWGLHRPERRVEGFVQRGVHASYVHTHWAGAPGVAGRFVEHCRRWAR, from the coding sequence GTGAGTGGCTGCGGTGTCCCCCGCCTGGTCGTCGCGGCCCCGGCTTCGAACAGCGGGAAGACGACGGTCGCCACGGGGCTGATGGCGGCGTTCGCGGGGCGGGGGCTCGCCGTGTCCCCGCACAAGGTGGGCCCCGACTACATCGACCCCGGGTACCACGCGCTGGCCACCGGCCGTCCGGGGCGCAACCTCGACGCGTACATGTGCGGGCCGGAGCTGATCGCGCCGCTGTTCGGGCACGGCGCGGCCGGCTGCGACCTGGCGGTCGTCGAGGGGGTGATGGGGCTGTACGACGGGGCTTCCGGGGAGGGCGAACTCGCGTCCACCGCGCATGTGGCGAAGCTGCTGCGGGCGCCCGTGGTGCTCGTGGTCGACGCCTCGTCGCAGTCCCGTTCGGTGGCCGCGCTGGTGCATGGTTTCGCGTCCTGGGACCCGGAGGTGCGGATCGGCGGGGTGATCCTCAACAAGGTGGGCTCCGACCGTCATGAGGCGCTGCTGCGGGAGGCCCTGGACGAGACGGGCCTGCCGGTGCTGGGTGCGCTGCGGCGGGCTCCGCAGGTGGCGACGCCGTCCCGGCACCTGGGCCTGGTCCCGGTGGCGGAGCGGCAGGCCGACGCGGTGGGCGCCGTCGCGGCGATGGCGGAGCGGGTACGGGCGGGGTGCGATCTGGAGGCGCTGCTGGCGCTGGCCCGTTCGGCGCCCGCGCTGCCCGGGGAGGCGTGGACGCCCGGACGCCCGGTGGCGGGCGGGGAGTCCGCGCGGCCGGCGGGCCGTGGGGGGCCGGTGCGGCCGGTGGTGGCCGTGGCGGGTGGTGCGGCGTTCACCTTCGCGTACGCCGAGCACGCGGAGCTGCTGACGGCCGCCGGTGCGGAGGTCGTCGTCTTCGATCCGCTGCGGGACGAGAAGCTGCCCGCCGGGACGGCGGGCCTGGTGGTCGGCGGCGGGTTCCCGGAGGTGTACGCCCCGGAGCTGTCGTCGAACGAGCCGTTGCGCGGGGCGGTCACCGAGCTGGCCTCGGCCGGCGCTCCGGTCGCGGCGGAGTGCGCGGGGCTGCTGTACCTGTCACGTGAGCTGGACGGGCGGCCGATGTGCGGGGTGCTGGACGCCTCGGCCCGGATGTCGGAGCGGCTGACGCTCGGCTACCGGTCGGCGGTGGCGGTGACGGACAGCGTGCTGGCCGGTGCCGGTACCCGGCTGCGGGGGCACGAGTTCCACCGGACGGTGCTGGAGCCGGGGGCCGGGGACACACCGGCGTGGGGCCTGCACCGGCCGGAGCGGCGGGTGGAGGGCTTCGTACAGCGCGGTGTGCACGCCAGTTATGTGCATACGCACTGGGCGGGGGCGCCCGGGGTCGCCGGGCGTTTCGTGGAGCATTGCCGCCGATGGGCGCGGTGA
- a CDS encoding ZIP family metal transporter, whose amino-acid sequence MAVFVALGAFLMTLAGGWVAQRVTDRRHLVLGFAGGLMLGVVGLDLLPEALEAAGNEIFGVPAALLLFVGGFLTAHLVERSLAVRQAAHGASEERVPQVGMTAAAAMVGHSLMDGVALGAAFQIGGGMGAAVALAVITHDFADGFNTYTITSLYGNARRKAFLMLFADALAPIVGAASTVLFTLPEQLLGCYIGFFGGALLYLAAAEILPEAHHDHPARSTLLCTVGGVGFIWLVVGIAE is encoded by the coding sequence ATGGCGGTATTCGTCGCGCTCGGCGCGTTCCTGATGACCCTGGCGGGCGGCTGGGTCGCGCAACGCGTCACCGACCGCAGGCACCTCGTCCTCGGGTTCGCGGGCGGGCTGATGCTGGGCGTCGTCGGCCTCGACCTGCTGCCCGAGGCGCTGGAGGCGGCCGGGAACGAGATCTTCGGTGTCCCCGCCGCCCTCCTGCTCTTCGTGGGCGGCTTCCTGACGGCCCATCTCGTGGAGCGGTCCCTCGCCGTACGCCAGGCGGCACACGGTGCGAGCGAGGAACGGGTGCCGCAGGTCGGGATGACGGCGGCAGCCGCGATGGTGGGCCACAGCCTGATGGACGGCGTCGCGCTCGGAGCCGCCTTCCAGATCGGCGGAGGCATGGGGGCCGCCGTCGCACTCGCCGTCATCACCCACGACTTCGCCGACGGCTTCAACACCTACACGATCACCAGCCTCTACGGGAACGCGCGCCGCAAGGCGTTCCTGATGCTGTTCGCCGACGCCCTCGCACCGATCGTGGGAGCGGCGAGCACGGTGCTGTTCACCCTTCCGGAGCAACTGCTCGGCTGCTACATCGGTTTCTTCGGCGGAGCGCTCCTCTACCTCGCCGCCGCCGAGATCCTGCCCGAGGCCCACCACGACCACCCGGCCCGCTCCACCCTCCTGTGCACCGTGGGCGGAGTGGGCTTCATCTGGCTGGTCGTCGGCATCGCGGAATGA
- a CDS encoding putative cobaltochelatase: MSTPYPFTAIVGQDDLRLGLLLNAVSPAVGGVLVRGEKGTAKSTAVRALAALMPRVSVVAGCRFSCDPAAPDPACPDGPHENGPGVPRAARTVELPVGASEDRLVGALDIERALSEGVKAFEPGLLADAHRGILYVDEVNLLHDHLVDLLLDAAAMGASYVEREGVSVRHAARFLLVGTMNPEEGELRPQLLDRFGLTVEVAASRDTGERVEVVRRRLAYDDDPAGFAARWAEEEEALRERIAAARLLLPGVVLGDGVLRQIAATCAAFEVDGMRADIVMARTATALAAWAGRAEVTGEDVRQAALLALPHRRRRNPFDAPGLDEEKLDDALRDAEGGPDGDGDGDGGGDGPGPGGGGGLPSQGGGPDAPDRGEDAGGDGPEPAPAAGSGGAGGAGAEQRPVGASEPFRTRMLSVPGLGEGTAGRRSRARTEHGRTTGARRPEGALTKLHLAATVRAAAPHQRARGRSGRGLVVRRDDLRQAAREGREGNLVLFVVDASGSMAARRRMGAVKGAVLSLLLDAYQRRDKVGLVTFRGTGAEVALPPTSSVDAAAARLESLPTGGRTPLAAGLLRAHDVLRVERLRDPSRRPLLVVVTDGRATGGPEPVALAARAGRLHAAEGTASVVVDCETGVVRLGLAAQLARDLGGTAVTLDELRADSIAGLVKDVTAAGRAA, encoded by the coding sequence GTGAGTACGCCCTATCCCTTCACCGCGATCGTCGGGCAGGACGATCTGCGGCTCGGGCTCCTGCTCAACGCCGTCAGTCCCGCCGTCGGCGGGGTCCTCGTACGCGGGGAGAAGGGCACCGCCAAGTCCACCGCCGTACGGGCGCTCGCCGCGCTGATGCCCCGGGTGTCCGTGGTGGCCGGGTGCCGCTTCTCGTGCGATCCCGCGGCGCCCGATCCGGCGTGTCCGGACGGGCCCCACGAGAACGGTCCCGGTGTGCCGCGGGCCGCGCGGACCGTGGAGCTGCCGGTCGGCGCGTCGGAGGACCGGCTCGTGGGGGCGCTCGACATCGAGCGGGCCCTCTCGGAGGGCGTGAAGGCCTTCGAGCCGGGTCTGCTGGCCGACGCGCACCGCGGGATCCTGTACGTCGACGAGGTCAACCTCCTCCACGACCATCTGGTGGACCTGCTGCTGGACGCCGCGGCCATGGGTGCTTCGTATGTGGAGCGCGAGGGTGTCTCCGTACGGCACGCGGCGCGGTTCCTGCTGGTCGGGACGATGAATCCCGAGGAGGGCGAACTGCGGCCGCAGTTGCTGGACCGGTTCGGGCTGACCGTCGAGGTGGCGGCGTCGCGGGACACCGGTGAGCGGGTGGAGGTCGTGCGGCGGCGGCTGGCCTATGACGACGACCCGGCCGGTTTCGCGGCGCGCTGGGCCGAGGAGGAGGAGGCGCTGCGGGAGCGGATCGCCGCCGCGCGCCTCCTGCTGCCCGGGGTGGTGCTGGGCGACGGTGTGCTGCGGCAGATCGCGGCCACGTGCGCGGCCTTCGAGGTCGACGGGATGCGGGCCGACATCGTGATGGCCCGTACGGCGACCGCGCTGGCGGCATGGGCGGGGCGCGCCGAGGTGACCGGGGAGGACGTGCGGCAGGCCGCCCTGCTCGCGCTCCCCCACCGGCGGCGGCGCAATCCCTTCGACGCTCCGGGGCTGGACGAGGAGAAGCTGGACGACGCGCTCCGGGACGCGGAGGGCGGTCCGGACGGCGACGGCGACGGTGACGGGGGCGGTGACGGTCCGGGGCCCGGTGGCGGCGGGGGGCTGCCCTCGCAGGGCGGCGGCCCCGACGCCCCGGACCGGGGCGAGGACGCGGGCGGCGACGGGCCGGAGCCCGCGCCGGCCGCGGGGAGCGGTGGCGCGGGCGGCGCGGGTGCGGAGCAACGGCCGGTCGGGGCGTCGGAGCCGTTCCGGACGAGGATGCTCAGCGTGCCGGGTCTGGGCGAGGGCACGGCCGGGCGCCGTTCGCGGGCCCGGACCGAGCACGGGCGGACCACGGGGGCGCGGCGGCCGGAGGGCGCGCTGACGAAGCTGCACCTGGCGGCGACCGTACGGGCGGCGGCCCCGCACCAGCGGGCGCGCGGGCGGTCCGGGCGCGGGCTGGTGGTGCGCCGGGACGATCTGCGGCAGGCGGCGCGGGAGGGGCGCGAGGGCAACCTGGTGCTGTTCGTGGTGGACGCCTCGGGGTCGATGGCCGCCCGTAGGCGGATGGGCGCGGTGAAGGGTGCCGTGCTGTCGCTGCTGCTGGACGCCTACCAGCGGCGGGACAAGGTGGGGCTGGTGACCTTCCGGGGCACCGGTGCCGAGGTGGCGCTGCCGCCGACCTCGTCGGTGGACGCGGCGGCGGCGCGGCTGGAGTCGCTGCCGACGGGCGGGCGTACCCCGCTGGCGGCCGGACTGCTGAGGGCGCACGACGTGCTGCGGGTGGAGCGGCTGCGGGACCCCTCGCGGCGGCCGCTGCTGGTGGTGGTGACGGACGGGCGGGCGACCGGTGGTCCGGAGCCGGTGGCGCTGGCGGCGCGGGCGGGCCGGCTGCACGCGGCCGAGGGCACCGCTTCGGTGGTGGTGGACTGCGAGACGGGTGTCGTACGCCTGGGGCTCGCCGCACAGCTCGCCCGGGATCTGGGAGGGACCGCCGTCACGCTCGACGAGTTGCGGGCCGACTCGATCGCCGGGCTGGTCAAGGACGTCACTGCAGCGGGGAGGGCCGCGTAA